The following coding sequences lie in one Prevotella nigrescens genomic window:
- a CDS encoding RloB family protein codes for MENNKQPWELRSDDVRKEDKLATFIIFTEDKTSERLYFESFQTSNLKINVVENQKSKMENVFRAIKYCEQKKAFDKGIHVWCVFDRDFNGNPGILDKAEISFDESPHTAKRNNIKVAWSNDSFELWILLHYEDVDPKEPLLRSKYYERLTEILKADTKINSDFCVAIGNGTFNYYDDIKSLNPFKNYILPILQDKTRRTAAIERAEKLENHHTTHTDKPHEMCPCTMVHHLVKELLDNQ; via the coding sequence ATGGAAAACAATAAACAACCGTGGGAGCTGCGTTCGGACGACGTTCGCAAAGAAGATAAGCTTGCTACTTTCATCATCTTTACCGAAGACAAAACGTCTGAAAGGTTATATTTCGAATCGTTTCAGACAAGTAACTTGAAAATCAATGTAGTAGAAAATCAAAAGAGTAAAATGGAAAATGTCTTCAGGGCAATAAAGTATTGCGAACAGAAGAAGGCTTTCGACAAAGGAATACATGTGTGGTGCGTGTTTGATAGAGACTTTAACGGCAATCCAGGAATACTCGATAAAGCTGAAATATCGTTTGATGAATCGCCACATACAGCCAAAAGGAATAACATAAAAGTAGCGTGGAGCAACGATAGTTTCGAGCTTTGGATACTGCTACACTATGAAGATGTAGACCCAAAAGAACCCTTACTGCGCAGTAAATACTATGAACGACTGACCGAAATTCTGAAAGCAGATACAAAAATAAATAGTGATTTTTGTGTAGCGATAGGAAATGGAACCTTTAACTATTACGACGATATTAAGAGTTTGAACCCCTTTAAAAATTACATTTTGCCCATACTGCAAGACAAAACACGCCGGACAGCAGCAATAGAACGTGCAGAAAAATTAGAAAACCACCACACAACCCACACCGACAAGCCCCACGAAATGTGCCCATGCACCATGGTTCACCATTTAGTGAAAGAACTTTTGGATAATCAATAG